The following is a genomic window from Rhodococcus sp. SBT000017.
GCCTCACGGTACGTCGGGGCCACCGACTACGACCACGACCGGATGGAAGACCTGCACGAGCAGGTGTGCAGTTGGGAAGCCACCGCACGTCGGAGCGGTGCCACGACCAGCGAGATTCGGGCAGCCAAGACTGCGGGCGGCGTCCGCGCCGCCGCCGAGCAGTAACCACCAAGGCAGGAAACAAGAAAACCGGACAGCTTCTATCTGCCGGTGTCTCCAACCGAAGAATCTACCAGGAGAGAGACACCACCATGACCGGCAAGCATCGAAACCACCACCGCCGCAACGAAGCCCCCACGACCGGCACCACGCCGGTCGTGGGGCGGGCGAGGAGTTCGCCCGCCTGCACCCAACGCCCTCGAAGTCGGCCCAACGTCCGCGACAAGGTCGACACCGATTCGGACGAGTTCCGCGCCGTCGTCGCCTCCATCACCGACCACGGTGTGCTCTTGCCGATCCTCGCGCGCCGCGATGGCGACCGAGTCGTCGTCATCGACGGCCAGGTTCGCACCTCGCCGCTCGCGAAGCCGCGGTCGACAGTGTGCGGTGCTGATCCGTCCGACTGCGAGCAAGGCCAAGGACCGCGAAATCGAACGCCTCACTCAGCAGGTGAACACCAACGACCGACGCATCGCGCTCACGCAGGTCAGCGGGCGAAGGCAGTGACCGAGATGCTCGATCTCGGTGTCTCGGTGGACGAAGATCGCCAAAAACCTTGCAGTACGACAAGCGTGACACTGTGAAAACAGCAGGCACAGCGGGCCGCTCGGAAACTGCGCTCGGAGCCTCGATTCCGGACAGCTCGACCTCGAGCAGGCCGCAGTCGTGGCCGTCTTCGACGCGACGGCGACACCGCCGCCGTCGAGAAACTACTGAGAGTTACGCGGTACGACTTCCGGTGGGATGGCGCAGCGGCTCCTCGCAGACCGTGCCGTCCGCAAGGGCCGTACCGCAGCAGGCATCCCCTACGCGAGCGAGGGCTGACCGTCCTCGAGGAAGAACCGGCTACGGCGACCGGTACCTACGCGCAGACGACCTGGTGACCGCCGACGGTGACCCGGTGACCGAGGCCGTGATCGACGGTGCAGCTGGGCACTGGGCGGTGTGGCTGTCGAAGGAAGACCAGTTCACCCTCACCGCGACAGGCGAAGTGATCGAGGAGGACAGCATCGACTGGGACACCGAGGACGACCCCGAAGCCATACCCGACGAGGGGGTTGCACCACCACAAGGACATCACCGCCGCCGAGGTATGGGTGCCGGAAGTACTACACGCCGACCCGACGACGCCGGTGTGAAGCCGGGACCGATCTCGCGGCCGCGTTGGCCGAACCCGCAGAGAATGTCGATCCCGCCGATGCCGAGGCCGTCGCCCAGGTAGCCGAGCAGAAGCGGCTCGCGCCGAAGCGGCAGCGAAGGAAACGAACGGGCAGCGCGCCGCCGCACCAAGGCGCTCAACGTCGCATCGCTCGCCTCGACCGTGGTCCGCAAGGATTCGTGTCGAAGTTCCTCACCCGCAAGACCCTGCGAAGGGTGCTTCGAAGTGGATCACCGACACCCTCGTCGACGAGCCAGGACTGCTCACCAGAACAAAGCCTCGCAGTACTCGCTGAGCTGCTCGAAGTCGCGGGTGGCCGAGCCGACGACCACCGTCTACGGCGACTGGAAGGAGCGGGCCGCACGTGACGCGCTGGCACCGGTGATCGACAAGGCCAACGACACCGTGCTCAGGTGATTCTGCTGGCGCAGATCCTCGCCGCCTACGAAGCACGGATGAGCGGGACCGGCAAGGACTGGTGGAAGCGAGTCGGAGGCTCCAACCAGGACAACTATCTAGGACTGTTTGGCCGAGAACGGCTACGAGCTGACGCCGGTCGAGCAGGTCGCAGCCGGGACGATGACCCGAGCAGGCGTACGACGCACTCAACGAGGAAACCGTCACCGACTAGGACCGACATCGATGGCGGGTACCTGTACGGTGCCCGCCACCGATGGCTCGGCGTCCCCGGCTCGGGTCGAGGGGCCTGCGGCAGCCCCTCGAGCTCCCCCGCTCGGCGCATCACCGGTGTCCGTTGACGTCGACGCGGGCGGCTCACGCTCGTCAGTGTGCGGCGTTGTACGCCTCTTCTATATCGGCCGGGATGCGGCGCGTTCGCTGATCTTGTAGCCCTGATCGGAACGCCACTGCCGGATCGCGCGCGTCTGCTCCGGATCACGCTTGACCGATCCGCCGGCCGCTGTCGCAGTCGACGCGGCAGCGGGGGAAGTCTTACGCTTGCGGCCACCGACTCGCGTCGCATGCCCGACGTAATAGTCGAGCTTCTTGTGGAACTCGTTCGCGTTCTTCGCTTTTCAGGTCGATCGAGTACTCGACACCGGTTGATCGCGAATTCGATTGTTTCGCCGGATTCGCCGTCGATGACCGACCCGTCGATATCGTCGACCAACTGAACTGTCACTTGTTTGGCCACAGCCGCAGAACCTTTCCATTACACGTTACGAAGCGTCCTTGCATTCGTCTCCATGCAGGGTAAACCAGCGTCGATATCCGCATTCTTCATCGACACGAAAGTTTCTACTCGACCTATTCGAAACCGTAACTACCTACGACGAAAATACCGCTACGGCAAAGCAATAGCGTTCCAACGCGCTGGGTGCGAACGCATCTCATACGTGTTGCAGTGCAACAGAATCGACCGCGTGGACGCGCTCGCACGTCCCCGTTCGGGGCCGCCCATATGGGTCACCAATTTGGTCGTACGAGTCGTCCCAGCCTGACATGCCGGGGACCCCGTCCAATCAAACCGCGGTCGCACGCTCCAAGACGCGGTTTGACAGTCCACCCTCGTCATGTCGATCGGGGACGTCTCATCCGAACCTTTGGAAGGTGTCCCTGCCATGAACAACAACCTGCTCAACGATCACCAGATCATCACCGATCTCATCGGCAATGCCGCTCAGCTCCCCGCCGAAGATCCGCGCGCGGCCCGGTGGGCCACCGAAGCGCTCGCGCTCGCCAGCGCAGCAGAGCTACCCATCCTCATCGAGGAGGCCGAAGGGGTGCTCGGACGGATCGAGCACGACACCACCTGCCGGTGGTGCGCCGGGCAGCCGGGAGCAGCCATCCCGGTCGGGTCCTTCTGGTGCACCCACTAAGCCCAGGCCCTCCGGGTCCCGGTCCCACCACGGGGCCGGGACCCCCCTTTTTTGTCTCCCG
Proteins encoded in this region:
- a CDS encoding ParB/Srx family N-terminal domain-containing protein, translated to MTGKHRNHHRRNEAPTTGTTPVVGRARSSPACTQRPRSRPNVRDKVDTDSDEFRAVVASITDHGVLLPILARRDGDRVVVIDGQVRTSPLAKPRSTVCGADPSDCEQGQGPRNRTPHSAGEHQRPTHRAHAGQRAKAVTEMLDLGVSVDEDRQKPCSTTSVTL